The following proteins come from a genomic window of Macadamia integrifolia cultivar HAES 741 chromosome 14, SCU_Mint_v3, whole genome shotgun sequence:
- the LOC122061626 gene encoding protein BASIC PENTACYSTEINE6-like isoform X4: protein MGDGGQRENGRQKSDQYKSVHSQWMIPQHQMMAIMAERDAAIHERNLVLAERKAAVAARDMAILQRDAAIAERNSAIMERDNALSALEYRESVMNGSGTPCPPGCSNLRGTKHMCHHHHHQPHVAESPYHARGDHVTEVIPISETAASEDVKPLRAKRMRKEIKTVLLKESLKSPRKGSKKGEDLNKVTIAKTHEWSSGHDFDGGVEDRKKQAALSKPDWKGHDLGLNQVTFDDSAMPVPVCSCTGVLQPCYKWGNGGWQSACCTTTLSMYPLPALPNKRHARVGGRKMTGSAFTKLLSRLASEGHDLSTPLDLKHHWARHGTNRYITIK, encoded by the exons ATGGGTGATGGTGGCCAACGTGAAAATGGAAGACAAAAATCAGATCAATACAAATCAGTTCACTCACAG TGGATGATTCCCCAACATCAGATGATGGCCATCATGGCTGAGAGGGATGCTGCAATCCACGAAAGGAATTTGGTCCTTGCTGAACGAAAGGCAGCTGTGGCTGCACGAGACATGGCTATCTTGCAGAGAGATGCAGCGATTGCAGAGCGGAACAGTGCCATAATGGAAAGGGATAATGCCTTGTCTGCTCTTGAATATCGGGAAAGTGTCATGAATGGCAGTGGCACACCATGTCCACCAGGATGCAGCAACCTGCGTGGGACAAAACACATGtgccatcaccatcatcatcaaccACATGTGGCAGAATCTCCTTACCATGCAAGGGGGGATCACGTAACTGAAGTCATACCTATATCAGAGACTGCTGCTTCTGAGGATGTCAAGCCCCTGCGTGCTAAGCGAATGAGGAAGGAAATCAAAACTGTGTTATTGAAAGAGTCATTAAAGTCACCAAGGAAGGGTAGTAAGAAAGGTGAAGACTTGAACAAGGTCACTATTGCCAAGACGCATGAATGGAGCAGCGGCCATGATTTTGATGGTGGAGTTGAGGATCGGAAGAAACAGGCAGCATTGTCAAAGCCTGATTGGAAGGGTCATGACCTGGGATTGAATCAGGTCACCTTTGATGACTCAGCCATGCCAGTGCCAGTTTGCTCATGCACAGGAGTCCTTCAGCCGTGCTACAAATGGGGGAATGGGGGTTGGCAGTCTGCATGCTGCACCACCACCTTGTCAATGTATCCACTCCCTGCATTACCAAACAAGCGCCATGCTCGCGTTGGTGGACGTAAGATGACTGGCAGTGCCTTTACAAAATTGCTTAGCCGCTTGGCTTCTGAGGGCCATGACCTGTCTACACCCCTTGATCTTAAGCACCATTGGGCCAGGCATGGGACAAATCGCTACATTACCATCAAGTAG
- the LOC122061626 gene encoding protein BASIC PENTACYSTEINE6-like isoform X2 — protein sequence MTRCEASKRDRRNMGDGGQRENGRQKSDQYKSVHSQWMIPQHQMMAIMAERDAAIHERNLVLAERKAAVAARDMAILQRDAAIAERNSAIMERDNALSALEYRESVMNGSGTPCPPGCSNLRGTKHMCHHHHHQPHVAESPYHARGDHVTEVIPISETAASEDVKPLRAKRMRKEIKTVLLKESLKSPRKGSKKGEDLNKVTIAKTHEWSSGHDFDGGVEDRKKQAALSKPDWKGHDLGLNQVTFDDSAMPVPVCSCTGVLQPCYKWGNGGWQSACCTTTLSMYPLPALPNKRHARVGGRKMTGSAFTKLLSRLASEGHDLSTPLDLKHHWARHGTNRYITIK from the exons ATGACCAGATGTGAGGCTTCTAAAAGG GATCGACGTAACATGGGTGATGGTGGCCAACGTGAAAATGGAAGACAAAAATCAGATCAATACAAATCAGTTCACTCACAG TGGATGATTCCCCAACATCAGATGATGGCCATCATGGCTGAGAGGGATGCTGCAATCCACGAAAGGAATTTGGTCCTTGCTGAACGAAAGGCAGCTGTGGCTGCACGAGACATGGCTATCTTGCAGAGAGATGCAGCGATTGCAGAGCGGAACAGTGCCATAATGGAAAGGGATAATGCCTTGTCTGCTCTTGAATATCGGGAAAGTGTCATGAATGGCAGTGGCACACCATGTCCACCAGGATGCAGCAACCTGCGTGGGACAAAACACATGtgccatcaccatcatcatcaaccACATGTGGCAGAATCTCCTTACCATGCAAGGGGGGATCACGTAACTGAAGTCATACCTATATCAGAGACTGCTGCTTCTGAGGATGTCAAGCCCCTGCGTGCTAAGCGAATGAGGAAGGAAATCAAAACTGTGTTATTGAAAGAGTCATTAAAGTCACCAAGGAAGGGTAGTAAGAAAGGTGAAGACTTGAACAAGGTCACTATTGCCAAGACGCATGAATGGAGCAGCGGCCATGATTTTGATGGTGGAGTTGAGGATCGGAAGAAACAGGCAGCATTGTCAAAGCCTGATTGGAAGGGTCATGACCTGGGATTGAATCAGGTCACCTTTGATGACTCAGCCATGCCAGTGCCAGTTTGCTCATGCACAGGAGTCCTTCAGCCGTGCTACAAATGGGGGAATGGGGGTTGGCAGTCTGCATGCTGCACCACCACCTTGTCAATGTATCCACTCCCTGCATTACCAAACAAGCGCCATGCTCGCGTTGGTGGACGTAAGATGACTGGCAGTGCCTTTACAAAATTGCTTAGCCGCTTGGCTTCTGAGGGCCATGACCTGTCTACACCCCTTGATCTTAAGCACCATTGGGCCAGGCATGGGACAAATCGCTACATTACCATCAAGTAG
- the LOC122060930 gene encoding (+)-neomenthol dehydrogenase-like isoform X1, with the protein MEGIKNTRYAVVTGANKGIGFEITKQLACEGVTVILTARDEKRGMEAAASLVNSGLPHVVFHRLDVRDPASTVALAEFVLIQFGRLDILVNNAGATGIIMDVGGLKALNIDPTTWLSGKAAKLVEGVSQQTSEKAEECLDTNYYGCKRVTESLIPLLKLSRSGGRIVNVSSLRGEFRRIPNEQIRNELGNIDTLTEEKLDGILQRFIQDFKQNAIEANGWSIMLPAYSISKATINGYTRILAQRYPEMCINCVHPGYVNTDLNWHTGTMTLEEGAKGPVMLALLPNGGPSGCYFDQTEMSDF; encoded by the exons ATGGAAGGCATCAAGAACACAAG GTATGCAGTGGTTACCGGTGCAAACAAGGGAATAGGATTTGAGATCACTAAACAGTTAGCTTGTGAAGGTGTAACTGTCATTTTAACTgctagagatgagaagaggggtATGGAGGCTGCAGCATCACTAGTTAACTCTGGATTGCCACATGTGGTGTTCCACCGGCTTGATGTTCGAGATCCGGCGAGCACGGTGGCATTAGCTGAATTCGTGCTAATCCAATTTGGGAGGCTTGATATCTTG GTAAATAATGCTGGAGCAACTGGAATCATTATGGATGTGGGTGGCCTGAAAGCCTTAAATATTGATCCTACAACATGG CTCTCTGGCAAGGCAGCCAAGTTGGTGGAAGGAGTAAGTCAACAAACTAGTGAAAAGGCAGAAGAATGCTTAGACACTAATTACTACGGCTGCAAAAGAGTCACAGAATCACTTATCCCGCTTCTAAAGCTTTCAAGATCAGGAGGAAGGATTGTAAATGTGTCTTCCCTCAGGGGAGAGTTCAGG AGAATTCCTAATGAACAGATACGAAATGAGCTAGGGAACATTGACACTCTAACAGAAGAGAAATTGGATGGAATACTACAAAGATTCATACAAGATTTTAAGCAAAATGCAATTGAGGCTAATGGATGGTCCATTATGTTGCCTGCTTATAGCATCTCAAAGGCCACAATTAATGGCTATACAAGGATTCTGGCACAGAGGTACCCAGAAATGTGCATAAACTGTGTCCATCCAGGCTATGTCAACACTGATTTGAATTGGCATACAGGAACAATGACTCTGGAAGAAGGAGCTAAAGGTCCAGTCATGTTAGCTTTGCTACCCAATGGAGGCCCTTCAGGTTGCTATTTTGATCAGACAGAAATGTCAGATTTCTGA
- the LOC122061626 gene encoding protein BASIC PENTACYSTEINE6-like isoform X3 yields MITAKDRRNMGDGGQRENGRQKSDQYKSVHSQWMIPQHQMMAIMAERDAAIHERNLVLAERKAAVAARDMAILQRDAAIAERNSAIMERDNALSALEYRESVMNGSGTPCPPGCSNLRGTKHMCHHHHHQPHVAESPYHARGDHVTEVIPISETAASEDVKPLRAKRMRKEIKTVLLKESLKSPRKGSKKGEDLNKVTIAKTHEWSSGHDFDGGVEDRKKQAALSKPDWKGHDLGLNQVTFDDSAMPVPVCSCTGVLQPCYKWGNGGWQSACCTTTLSMYPLPALPNKRHARVGGRKMTGSAFTKLLSRLASEGHDLSTPLDLKHHWARHGTNRYITIK; encoded by the exons ATGATTACTGCAAAGGATCGACGTAACATGGGTGATGGTGGCCAACGTGAAAATGGAAGACAAAAATCAGATCAATACAAATCAGTTCACTCACAG TGGATGATTCCCCAACATCAGATGATGGCCATCATGGCTGAGAGGGATGCTGCAATCCACGAAAGGAATTTGGTCCTTGCTGAACGAAAGGCAGCTGTGGCTGCACGAGACATGGCTATCTTGCAGAGAGATGCAGCGATTGCAGAGCGGAACAGTGCCATAATGGAAAGGGATAATGCCTTGTCTGCTCTTGAATATCGGGAAAGTGTCATGAATGGCAGTGGCACACCATGTCCACCAGGATGCAGCAACCTGCGTGGGACAAAACACATGtgccatcaccatcatcatcaaccACATGTGGCAGAATCTCCTTACCATGCAAGGGGGGATCACGTAACTGAAGTCATACCTATATCAGAGACTGCTGCTTCTGAGGATGTCAAGCCCCTGCGTGCTAAGCGAATGAGGAAGGAAATCAAAACTGTGTTATTGAAAGAGTCATTAAAGTCACCAAGGAAGGGTAGTAAGAAAGGTGAAGACTTGAACAAGGTCACTATTGCCAAGACGCATGAATGGAGCAGCGGCCATGATTTTGATGGTGGAGTTGAGGATCGGAAGAAACAGGCAGCATTGTCAAAGCCTGATTGGAAGGGTCATGACCTGGGATTGAATCAGGTCACCTTTGATGACTCAGCCATGCCAGTGCCAGTTTGCTCATGCACAGGAGTCCTTCAGCCGTGCTACAAATGGGGGAATGGGGGTTGGCAGTCTGCATGCTGCACCACCACCTTGTCAATGTATCCACTCCCTGCATTACCAAACAAGCGCCATGCTCGCGTTGGTGGACGTAAGATGACTGGCAGTGCCTTTACAAAATTGCTTAGCCGCTTGGCTTCTGAGGGCCATGACCTGTCTACACCCCTTGATCTTAAGCACCATTGGGCCAGGCATGGGACAAATCGCTACATTACCATCAAGTAG
- the LOC122061626 gene encoding protein BASIC PENTACYSTEINE6-like isoform X1 — MRNVTSLWCRKTLPFWLFLAWFFCLGGIGRLCNILMTRCEASKRDRRNMGDGGQRENGRQKSDQYKSVHSQWMIPQHQMMAIMAERDAAIHERNLVLAERKAAVAARDMAILQRDAAIAERNSAIMERDNALSALEYRESVMNGSGTPCPPGCSNLRGTKHMCHHHHHQPHVAESPYHARGDHVTEVIPISETAASEDVKPLRAKRMRKEIKTVLLKESLKSPRKGSKKGEDLNKVTIAKTHEWSSGHDFDGGVEDRKKQAALSKPDWKGHDLGLNQVTFDDSAMPVPVCSCTGVLQPCYKWGNGGWQSACCTTTLSMYPLPALPNKRHARVGGRKMTGSAFTKLLSRLASEGHDLSTPLDLKHHWARHGTNRYITIK, encoded by the exons ATGAGAAATGTCACCTCCCTGTGGTGCAGGAAGACTCTGCCTTTCTGGCTATTTTTGGCATGGTTTTTCTGTCTGG GTGGGATTGGACGCCTATGTAATATTTTGATGACCAGATGTGAGGCTTCTAAAAGG GATCGACGTAACATGGGTGATGGTGGCCAACGTGAAAATGGAAGACAAAAATCAGATCAATACAAATCAGTTCACTCACAG TGGATGATTCCCCAACATCAGATGATGGCCATCATGGCTGAGAGGGATGCTGCAATCCACGAAAGGAATTTGGTCCTTGCTGAACGAAAGGCAGCTGTGGCTGCACGAGACATGGCTATCTTGCAGAGAGATGCAGCGATTGCAGAGCGGAACAGTGCCATAATGGAAAGGGATAATGCCTTGTCTGCTCTTGAATATCGGGAAAGTGTCATGAATGGCAGTGGCACACCATGTCCACCAGGATGCAGCAACCTGCGTGGGACAAAACACATGtgccatcaccatcatcatcaaccACATGTGGCAGAATCTCCTTACCATGCAAGGGGGGATCACGTAACTGAAGTCATACCTATATCAGAGACTGCTGCTTCTGAGGATGTCAAGCCCCTGCGTGCTAAGCGAATGAGGAAGGAAATCAAAACTGTGTTATTGAAAGAGTCATTAAAGTCACCAAGGAAGGGTAGTAAGAAAGGTGAAGACTTGAACAAGGTCACTATTGCCAAGACGCATGAATGGAGCAGCGGCCATGATTTTGATGGTGGAGTTGAGGATCGGAAGAAACAGGCAGCATTGTCAAAGCCTGATTGGAAGGGTCATGACCTGGGATTGAATCAGGTCACCTTTGATGACTCAGCCATGCCAGTGCCAGTTTGCTCATGCACAGGAGTCCTTCAGCCGTGCTACAAATGGGGGAATGGGGGTTGGCAGTCTGCATGCTGCACCACCACCTTGTCAATGTATCCACTCCCTGCATTACCAAACAAGCGCCATGCTCGCGTTGGTGGACGTAAGATGACTGGCAGTGCCTTTACAAAATTGCTTAGCCGCTTGGCTTCTGAGGGCCATGACCTGTCTACACCCCTTGATCTTAAGCACCATTGGGCCAGGCATGGGACAAATCGCTACATTACCATCAAGTAG
- the LOC122061335 gene encoding membrane steroid-binding protein 2-like, giving the protein MALYSTITDAIAASTGLSPAAFFTILALMIGVYRLVSGMFVEPEELKPQERSFVPPMEMPVVAEPVQLGEITEEELRAYDGSDPKKPLLMAIKGNIYDVSFSRMFYGPGGPYALFAGRDASRALALMSFDPQDLTGNLEGLEPDELEVLEDWE; this is encoded by the exons ATGGCGTTGTACTCAACAATCACTGACGCAATTGCGGCCTCTACGGGATTATCTCCGGCGGCTTTCTTCACGATCTTGGCTCTCATGATCGGTGTGTATCGTTTAGTTTCTGGAATGTTTGTTGAGCCTGAAGAGTTGAAGCCACAAGAGAGGAGCTTTGTTCCTCCTATGGAAATGCCGGTGGTTGCTGAGCCTGTTCAGCTTGGAGAGATTACAGAGGAGGAATTGAGGGCTTACGATGGTTCGGATCCTAAGAAGCCGTTGCTGATGGCCATCAAAGGAAATATTTACGATGTTTCTTTTTCCAG AATGTTTTATGGTCCTGGTGGGCCATATGCCTTGTTTGCAGGGAGGGATGCCAGTCGAGCCTTAGCTCTCATGTCTTTTGACCCCCAAGACCTGACAGGGAACCTTGAAGGTCTGGAACCTGATGAACTCGAAGTCTTGGAGGACTGGGAA
- the LOC122060930 gene encoding (+)-neomenthol dehydrogenase-like isoform X2: MEGIKNTRYAVVTGANKGIGFEITKQLACEGVTVILTARDEKRGMEAAASLVNSGLPHVVFHRLDVRDPASTVALAEFVLIQFGRLDILLSGKAAKLVEGVSQQTSEKAEECLDTNYYGCKRVTESLIPLLKLSRSGGRIVNVSSLRGEFRRIPNEQIRNELGNIDTLTEEKLDGILQRFIQDFKQNAIEANGWSIMLPAYSISKATINGYTRILAQRYPEMCINCVHPGYVNTDLNWHTGTMTLEEGAKGPVMLALLPNGGPSGCYFDQTEMSDF, from the exons ATGGAAGGCATCAAGAACACAAG GTATGCAGTGGTTACCGGTGCAAACAAGGGAATAGGATTTGAGATCACTAAACAGTTAGCTTGTGAAGGTGTAACTGTCATTTTAACTgctagagatgagaagaggggtATGGAGGCTGCAGCATCACTAGTTAACTCTGGATTGCCACATGTGGTGTTCCACCGGCTTGATGTTCGAGATCCGGCGAGCACGGTGGCATTAGCTGAATTCGTGCTAATCCAATTTGGGAGGCTTGATATCTTG CTCTCTGGCAAGGCAGCCAAGTTGGTGGAAGGAGTAAGTCAACAAACTAGTGAAAAGGCAGAAGAATGCTTAGACACTAATTACTACGGCTGCAAAAGAGTCACAGAATCACTTATCCCGCTTCTAAAGCTTTCAAGATCAGGAGGAAGGATTGTAAATGTGTCTTCCCTCAGGGGAGAGTTCAGG AGAATTCCTAATGAACAGATACGAAATGAGCTAGGGAACATTGACACTCTAACAGAAGAGAAATTGGATGGAATACTACAAAGATTCATACAAGATTTTAAGCAAAATGCAATTGAGGCTAATGGATGGTCCATTATGTTGCCTGCTTATAGCATCTCAAAGGCCACAATTAATGGCTATACAAGGATTCTGGCACAGAGGTACCCAGAAATGTGCATAAACTGTGTCCATCCAGGCTATGTCAACACTGATTTGAATTGGCATACAGGAACAATGACTCTGGAAGAAGGAGCTAAAGGTCCAGTCATGTTAGCTTTGCTACCCAATGGAGGCCCTTCAGGTTGCTATTTTGATCAGACAGAAATGTCAGATTTCTGA